Proteins encoded together in one Campylobacter peloridis LMG 23910 window:
- a CDS encoding NAD(P)H-dependent oxidoreductase has translation MKNILLLNGAKELKFSKGRLNHTLQEIAKNTLKSLNYNIKETIIDQGYDIEEEMQKLMWADVWIYQMPAWWMGEPWIVKKYIDEIYIQGKDKFFINDGRSSANPSINYGTGGLLQNKKYMFSLTWNAPIEAFTLENEFFDGVGVDMVYLHLHKVHQYMRMSALPTFIVNDVCKNPKIDEFIKNYEKHLLENFKV, from the coding sequence ATGAAAAATATTTTGTTATTAAATGGTGCTAAAGAATTAAAATTTTCAAAAGGAAGATTAAATCATACTTTACAAGAAATCGCAAAAAATACCCTAAAATCATTAAATTACAATATAAAAGAGACAATCATAGATCAAGGATATGATATAGAAGAAGAAATGCAAAAACTTATGTGGGCTGATGTTTGGATATATCAAATGCCTGCTTGGTGGATGGGCGAGCCTTGGATAGTTAAAAAATATATAGATGAAATTTATATACAAGGTAAGGATAAATTTTTTATAAATGATGGAAGAAGTAGTGCTAATCCTAGTATAAATTATGGCACGGGCGGATTATTGCAAAATAAAAAATATATGTTTTCTCTTACTTGGAATGCTCCTATTGAAGCTTTTACTTTAGAAAATGAATTTTTTGATGGAGTTGGTGTGGATATGGTGTATTTGCATTTACATAAAGTTCATCAATATATGAGAATGAGTGCTTTGCCTACTTTTATAGTAAATGATGTTTGTAAAAATCCAAAAATAGATGAATTTATAAAAAATTATGAAAAACATTTGCTTGAAAATTTTAAAGTTTAG
- a CDS encoding lipocalin family protein, translating into MIELLDNLNLEKYMGTWFEMARKPAFFQKSCVNSKAEYELEYEGDKAIVKVKNICTKENGEISQANGKARVKSPRALAVKFSIFMNIFNKPNYEIIYIDTNYKVSIVGSPDKKYLWILSREILAKEQINSLLEIAKQRGFDISDVIFDKY; encoded by the coding sequence ATGATAGAGCTATTAGATAATCTAAATTTAGAAAAATACATGGGCACATGGTTTGAAATGGCTAGAAAACCTGCGTTTTTTCAAAAATCTTGTGTTAACTCTAAAGCAGAATATGAGCTAGAATATGAAGGCGATAAAGCCATAGTTAAAGTTAAAAATATATGCACCAAGGAAAATGGTGAAATCTCTCAAGCAAATGGCAAAGCTAGAGTAAAATCCCCAAGAGCTTTGGCGGTAAAATTTAGCATTTTTATGAATATTTTTAACAAGCCAAATTATGAGATTATTTACATTGATACAAATTATAAAGTTTCTATAGTAGGCAGTCCTGATAAAAAATATTTGTGGATTTTATCAAGAGAAATTTTAGCAAAAGAGCAAATTAACTCTTTGCTTGAAATAGCCAAGCAAAGAGGATTTGACATTAGCGATGTGATTTTTGATAAGTATTAA
- a CDS encoding NAD(P)-dependent alcohol dehydrogenase, which produces MDTKIFLENGRVKSKGYAMLSKDSKFTPFEFTRHKVGKNDILIAIKYAGICHSDIHTARSEWGEATYPCVPGHEIAGEVIAVGENVSKFKVGDLAGVGCMVNSCGECQACKKSQEQFCENGKTIYTYNCKDVFHDNENTYGGYSNNIVVSEKFAINVPKNAPLDKVAPLLCAGITTYSPLKFSNIKEGSSVAVAGFGGLGVMAVKYAVKMGAKVSVFARNENKKAQALAMGVSNFYTSTEKSVVKERFDLIISTIPTPYDPLAYMDLLKFGGEMAIVGLPPHEVSPSINIINFVFKAGKKVYGSLIGGIKETQEMLDFSLEHGIYPEIELIKPSEIDKAYENLTSGKANFRYVIDMSEQD; this is translated from the coding sequence ATGGATACAAAAATCTTTTTAGAAAATGGCCGCGTAAAAAGCAAAGGTTATGCTATGCTTAGCAAGGATTCTAAATTCACCCCTTTTGAATTTACACGCCATAAAGTAGGCAAAAACGACATCTTAATCGCTATCAAATACGCAGGAATTTGCCATAGTGACATCCACACTGCAAGAAGTGAGTGGGGCGAGGCCACCTACCCTTGCGTGCCTGGACATGAAATAGCAGGTGAAGTTATCGCAGTGGGTGAAAATGTGAGTAAATTTAAAGTAGGTGATTTAGCTGGGGTTGGGTGTATGGTAAATTCATGCGGAGAGTGCCAAGCATGCAAAAAATCTCAAGAGCAATTTTGTGAAAATGGCAAAACCATCTACACTTACAACTGCAAAGATGTATTTCATGATAATGAAAACACCTACGGAGGCTACTCAAACAACATCGTAGTAAGTGAAAAATTTGCTATCAATGTGCCAAAAAATGCCCCACTTGACAAAGTAGCGCCATTACTTTGTGCAGGCATTACCACCTACTCACCGCTTAAATTTTCAAACATCAAAGAAGGCTCAAGTGTAGCTGTAGCAGGATTTGGTGGGCTTGGTGTGATGGCAGTAAAATACGCTGTAAAAATGGGTGCAAAAGTGAGTGTTTTTGCAAGAAATGAAAACAAAAAAGCACAAGCTCTAGCTATGGGCGTGAGTAATTTTTATACTAGCACAGAAAAAAGCGTGGTTAAAGAAAGATTTGATCTTATCATCTCTACTATACCAACGCCTTATGATCCGCTAGCTTATATGGATTTATTAAAATTTGGTGGTGAAATGGCTATAGTAGGCTTACCTCCACATGAAGTAAGCCCTAGTATAAATATCATTAATTTTGTATTTAAAGCAGGTAAAAAAGTATATGGCTCGCTTATTGGGGGCATTAAAGAAACTCAAGAAATGCTTGATTTTTCTTTAGAGCATGGAATTTATCCTGAAATTGAACTCATCAAACCAAGTGAGATTGACAAAGCTTATGAAAATCTCACTTCAGGAAAAGCAAATTTTCGCTATGTGATTGATATGAGTGAGCAAGATTAA
- the hsdR gene encoding EcoAI/FtnUII family type I restriction enzme subunit R translates to MENNFFSEDDTRVKFIDAKLSNSSWSEENIKRNYYFTDGRKLLGGKRAQRKFADYLLRYEGNNLAIIEAKKFSKDPLDGLSQGIEYAKILNVPFVYSSNGEKIYEYDMRSHSGEYIDKFPTPKELFDRIFGNLKEWQYKLLTQKPMYIPQKELRYYQKIAVDKVIEAIINNKDRILLTLATGTGKTTIAFALCYRLLEAKWNKENKDRKPKILFLCDRISLRKQALGEFNPIEKDCRVISAEEIRKNDGKTIISSDVFFGIYQSLASNTQEEQESKFYLQYPKDFFDLIIIDECHRGGANEEGSWRAVLEYFSYATQLGLTATPKKEENIDTYKYFGESVYDYSLKSGIEDGFLTPYKVKLIKTTLSDGYTYNPDDLIQGELEKGFYKQSEFERNIFLPRYNDFIAKKILELINPMDKTIIFCANQAHASEVKRAIDKYKSVKRDDYCVRVTSDEGKIGLKYLELFQDNDKSYPVILTSSKMLTTGVDAKNVRNIVLLANIGSMVEFKQIIGRGTRVYEGKDFFTILDFVGATKLFYDPKWDGEKIEELKEQNEKEKITKEQIKQTKEESKEKKSVTIHLKGTKLKVLDITTSYVGAQGKPLSTKEFLEFLIGKLGEYYDDETKLREIWSDKDNRKKFLQNLKNDGIDEEALKDLNEIFEKDCDIYDVLAHLSFNSEIKTRQERVLQVENSEFLKRFQKEKAIKFIEFLLNRYQEYGIKDFDDGLKPLIELSSLGNARELANEFGSLENLKQSFDDLQREIYAN, encoded by the coding sequence ATGGAAAATAATTTTTTTTCAGAAGATGATACTAGAGTAAAATTTATAGATGCAAAGCTTTCTAATAGCTCTTGGAGTGAAGAAAACATTAAGAGAAATTATTATTTTACAGATGGTAGAAAACTTTTAGGTGGTAAAAGAGCACAAAGAAAATTTGCTGATTATTTGCTTAGATATGAAGGAAACAACCTTGCCATAATAGAAGCTAAAAAATTTAGCAAAGATCCATTAGATGGTTTATCTCAAGGCATAGAATATGCAAAGATTTTAAATGTGCCTTTTGTATATAGTAGCAATGGAGAAAAAATTTATGAATACGATATGAGAAGTCATAGCGGTGAATACATAGATAAATTTCCAACTCCTAAAGAGCTTTTTGATAGAATTTTTGGAAATTTAAAAGAATGGCAATATAAACTTTTAACACAAAAGCCAATGTATATACCGCAAAAAGAATTAAGATATTATCAAAAAATAGCAGTAGATAAAGTCATAGAAGCTATTATAAATAATAAAGATAGAATTTTACTCACTCTTGCTACTGGCACGGGCAAAACAACCATAGCTTTTGCTTTGTGTTATCGTTTATTAGAAGCAAAATGGAATAAAGAAAACAAAGATAGAAAACCTAAGATATTGTTTTTGTGCGATAGAATAAGTCTAAGAAAACAAGCCCTAGGAGAATTTAATCCAATAGAGAAAGATTGTAGAGTAATTAGTGCCGAAGAGATAAGAAAAAACGATGGAAAAACAATAATAAGTTCAGATGTTTTCTTTGGAATTTATCAAAGCTTAGCTTCAAATACTCAAGAAGAACAAGAAAGTAAATTTTATCTTCAATATCCAAAAGATTTTTTTGATCTTATCATTATAGATGAGTGCCACAGAGGCGGAGCAAACGAAGAAGGCAGTTGGAGAGCTGTGCTTGAGTATTTTTCTTATGCTACTCAGCTTGGCTTAACTGCTACTCCAAAAAAAGAAGAAAATATAGACACTTATAAATATTTTGGTGAAAGTGTTTATGATTATAGTCTTAAAAGTGGTATTGAAGATGGATTTTTGACACCTTATAAAGTAAAACTTATCAAAACAACTCTAAGTGATGGCTATACTTATAATCCTGATGATTTGATACAAGGAGAGCTTGAAAAAGGCTTTTATAAACAAAGCGAATTTGAAAGAAATATATTTTTACCAAGATATAATGATTTTATCGCTAAGAAAATTTTAGAGCTTATAAACCCTATGGATAAAACCATAATTTTTTGTGCAAATCAAGCTCACGCAAGCGAAGTAAAAAGAGCAATAGATAAATATAAAAGCGTAAAAAGAGATGATTATTGTGTAAGAGTTACAAGTGATGAAGGTAAAATAGGGCTTAAGTATTTAGAATTGTTTCAAGATAATGACAAAAGCTATCCTGTCATACTTACTAGTTCTAAAATGCTTACAACTGGAGTTGATGCAAAAAATGTGCGAAATATAGTATTGCTAGCAAATATAGGTTCTATGGTGGAATTTAAGCAAATCATCGGGCGTGGCACTAGAGTTTATGAAGGTAAGGATTTTTTTACTATACTTGATTTTGTCGGTGCTACTAAGCTTTTTTATGATCCAAAATGGGATGGTGAAAAAATAGAAGAACTAAAAGAGCAAAACGAAAAAGAAAAAATCACTAAAGAACAAATAAAACAAACAAAAGAAGAAAGCAAAGAAAAAAAGAGCGTAACCATACACTTAAAAGGCACAAAGCTTAAGGTATTAGATATAACTACAAGTTATGTAGGAGCACAAGGTAAGCCACTTAGCACTAAAGAATTTTTAGAATTTTTGATAGGAAAGCTTGGTGAATATTATGATGATGAAACAAAATTGCGTGAGATTTGGAGTGATAAGGACAATAGAAAAAAATTCTTACAAAATCTTAAAAATGATGGTATAGATGAAGAAGCTTTAAAAGATCTAAATGAAATTTTTGAAAAAGATTGTGATATATATGATGTTTTAGCGCATTTAAGCTTTAATAGCGAGATAAAAACAAGGCAAGAGCGTGTTTTGCAAGTAGAAAATAGCGAGTTTTTGAAACGCTTTCAAAAAGAAAAAGCTATAAAATTCATAGAATTTTTACTAAATAGATATCAAGAATACGGCATAAAAGACTTCGATGATGGCTTAAAACCGCTTATAGAGCTTAGTTCTTTAGGTAATGCTAGAGAATTAGCTAATGAATTTGGAAGTTTAGAAAATTTAAAACAAAGCTTTGATGATTTGCAAAGGGAAATTTATGCAAATTAA
- a CDS encoding AAA family ATPase yields MLIEFRVENFLSIQDEQVLSMVASSDNTFLNSHIGNDEKLKLLKSSVIYGANASGKSNIIKALQAMKTIVISSAKKQRGDKLPITPFLLGNENDKPTKFEIIFIQNGIRYQYGFILTSEKILEEWLLIFGESNRAQKWFERIYNEKEEKYNYSFGAKFIGSKQLWAENTRDNALFLSVAIQLNNEQLKPVFDFFNLKLQITNSQGWDNGINITINEYEKNKELINNFFKIADLDIEGVEIKTSDIDENSLPSNLQNIPQELKEKIIQEVKNIQNLENAKILEDISFMHLSQKNQIKFLNFNDESDGTRKFFNIAGIWIDSLKKGNILIIDELNTHLHPLMTKFLVNLFHNENLNKSNAQLIFTTHDTSILNQEVFRRDQIWFCEKQNKATKLYPLSDFKVRKDKTNLESDYLLGRFGALPYFKEILSSWSDNGN; encoded by the coding sequence ATGCTTATAGAATTTAGAGTGGAGAATTTCTTATCTATTCAAGATGAACAAGTTTTAAGTATGGTTGCAAGTAGTGATAATACTTTTTTAAATTCTCATATTGGTAATGATGAAAAATTAAAATTATTAAAAAGCAGTGTGATTTATGGAGCAAATGCTTCTGGAAAATCAAATATTATAAAAGCTTTGCAAGCTATGAAAACCATTGTTATTTCAAGTGCAAAAAAACAAAGAGGAGATAAACTACCTATAACACCTTTTTTATTAGGAAATGAAAATGATAAACCTACAAAATTTGAAATCATTTTTATACAAAATGGTATAAGATATCAATATGGCTTTATTTTAACTTCTGAAAAAATTTTAGAAGAATGGCTTTTGATTTTTGGTGAAAGCAATAGAGCTCAAAAGTGGTTTGAAAGAATTTATAATGAAAAAGAAGAAAAATATAATTATTCTTTTGGAGCTAAATTTATAGGTTCTAAACAATTATGGGCTGAAAATACTAGAGATAATGCTTTATTTTTATCTGTGGCTATTCAATTAAATAACGAGCAGTTAAAACCTGTGTTTGATTTTTTTAACCTTAAACTTCAAATAACAAATTCGCAAGGCTGGGATAATGGAATAAATATTACAATTAACGAATATGAAAAAAATAAAGAATTGATCAATAATTTTTTTAAAATAGCTGATTTGGATATAGAAGGTGTAGAGATTAAAACAAGCGATATTGATGAAAATTCATTACCATCAAATCTTCAAAATATTCCACAAGAACTCAAAGAAAAAATTATTCAAGAAGTTAAAAATATTCAAAATTTAGAAAATGCAAAAATACTAGAAGATATATCTTTTATGCATTTAAGTCAAAAAAATCAAATAAAATTTTTAAATTTTAACGATGAATCAGATGGCACAAGAAAATTTTTTAATATAGCAGGTATTTGGATTGATTCTTTAAAAAAAGGAAACATTTTAATAATAGATGAGCTAAATACCCATTTACACCCTTTGATGACAAAATTTTTAGTAAATCTTTTTCACAATGAGAATTTAAACAAATCAAATGCTCAGCTTATTTTTACCACTCACGATACTTCTATATTAAATCAGGAAGTATTTAGAAGGGATCAAATTTGGTTTTGCGAAAAGCAAAATAAAGCAACCAAGCTTTATCCTTTGAGTGATTTTAAAGTAAGAAAAGATAAAACAAATTTGGAAAGTGATTATTTATTGGGGCGTTTTGGAGCTTTGCCTTATTTTAAAGAAATATTATCATCTTGGAGTGATAATGGGAACTGA
- a CDS encoding RloB family protein, producing the protein MGTDDLHKRNKTLRSRNPKRQENEVILIVCEGEKTEKNYLNQLKDFFSLSNVSINILSSKKSSPLQVVKFAKEKSKENSYDKIYCVFDKDTHLNFDKAKQKCKKYKFEAIISNPCFEFWILLHFTYTTKSFSTNSPCIELISVCLKEYIQDYTKNYNFTNIIQQNLDTAIANAQKANKEAEKNNYVSSYAFMDKLAIKFKELNNAK; encoded by the coding sequence ATGGGAACTGATGATCTGCATAAAAGAAATAAAACGCTAAGAAGTAGGAATCCAAAAAGACAAGAAAACGAAGTTATACTCATAGTGTGTGAAGGTGAAAAAACAGAAAAAAACTATTTAAATCAATTAAAAGATTTTTTTAGCTTAAGTAATGTAAGTATAAATATCTTATCAAGTAAAAAGTCAAGCCCTTTACAGGTTGTTAAATTTGCCAAAGAAAAAAGTAAGGAAAATTCTTATGATAAAATTTATTGTGTGTTTGATAAAGATACGCATTTAAATTTTGACAAAGCAAAGCAAAAATGTAAAAAATACAAATTTGAAGCAATTATTTCAAATCCTTGTTTTGAATTTTGGATACTTTTACATTTTACATACACTACAAAATCATTTAGCACAAATAGCCCTTGCATAGAATTAATCAGTGTTTGTTTAAAAGAATACATCCAAGATTATACTAAAAATTATAATTTTACAAATATCATACAACAAAATCTTGACACGGCTATTGCAAATGCTCAAAAGGCAAATAAAGAAGCAGAAAAAAATAATTATGTAAGCTCATATGCTTTTATGGATAAATTAGCAATTAAATTTAAAGAATTAAACAATGCAAAATAA